In Podospora pseudopauciseta strain CBS 411.78 chromosome 2 map unlocalized CBS411.78m_2, whole genome shotgun sequence, the genomic stretch CAGGGTCAAGGTTGTGGACTGGACCACCgctggtgagggtgaggttgaaaAAGCGCTGAAAGAGGCGGTTGAGCTTGCCAAGGGGGAGGCAGGACACGTTAAGACTGTTTGGAAATTGACTTGAACTGAAGACATAGTGAGCACTGGATATCAGATTACCTAGAGGTGTAGAACTTTCAATTAGCGCAAGTACAAGAATAAAAAACTCCATGGGTGTTTCTCTCAAACCGCCCAAGTTTGCTCGAATTCACAGAGAATTGGACAAAAGGCCGCCGACATCCAGTCCATTTTGATTTTAACAACTTCCCTGTCTGCCCAAACGCGAGTGTTTTCAACTTTATCACATGTACATTACATGGCCCAGATACCACACTCAAAAGGCGGTCACCAATCTGTCACTGTTTCCAACACCTCCAATCCAACTCCCGAACCATAAAACTCTTACGCCGCAATGGCCTGAATATTACCAAACATCTTCCGTTGCTAACAAAGCCGTCAGTAACATCCTCACATTCAATCAGGAGAGAAAGAATACTCACAGTAAAGCACACCGACAGCACCAAACTAAAAGCAGCCGCAACATAAACAGGAATAAACACCTGCCTCAGCGCGACAACAATCGCATCCGTGGCCGCAGCACGCACCCCAGGGGCCAAAGAGCTGAAGAACTCGCCACTGGTCCCCGAGATGGCCATCTGAAGCTGCTCCCGTGTCGCATCAGGCAGGACCACTATCAGATTCTTGATAGCGTCATTGACAAAGATGGCACCAGCAATCGCAAGACCCAACGCGATACCACCCAACTGACCCAGCATCATGAACGAGATCGCATACGCCATGTCCGCTGGCGGGGTGACAGCTTGGATAACAGCATACCCGGCCTGGATAAAGCAACCGGTACCAATACCAAGCAGAATCTCGAAGCCGTAGATCTGACCCTCAGGCGTCTCGGTCGTGATGCGAGCTGTCACACGGTTAGTTCCCCTTCCATTGGCAACAGAACAAGACAAAGACTTACACATCAAAACCCCGCCAATCAACGTCAAAACACTCCCAAAAACATACCACGGCTGGAAGTAACTAAACCTCGCCATCAAATGCCCATTCGCAAGAATAGCAGCGCTCAGCACAAAAATAAGcggcaacaacctcaccgccgccgtGATAGCACTATCACCCCTCGTGAACTGGAAATACAGCGGGACATAGTAAATTGGCACGAAGCCGGCCGTGTTCACCGCCGCAGCGCAGCAAAAAAGCAGCACCGCGTTCCAGTTCCTCATGAACTGGATGGGAAAGATCCTCGAGGTCAGGTTGGTCAGGATGGTATAGGTTTGTTGGATCCCAAAAAGGATAAAGAGCGAGAACGCCACGACAAAAAGCGCGATGATCTGCCCGCTGTCCCAGGCATAAAGCGCGCCACCGAGGTTGGTAGCCATGATCAAGGCCGTGATGGCTCCCATGCTAAGCACAGTTCCGACCCAGTCAAACTCCTTGGCAAGTGTCAAGGTCTTGGTCCCGGCACGAGGTTTGAAGTTCGGGATCCAAAGGAGGTAGACTGGGGCAAATAGACCAGCGACACAAAGGTTGATGTAAAACGCCCACCTCCACGTCGCCGGTGACTCAACAAACGCACCGCCTACCACGGGTCCCAACACCGTGCCGATACCCCAAACCAGACCGACGAAACTAAGATACCCCGGGCGCTCGCGGTCGGAGGTATTGACGGAGAGAAGGGTCATGACACCGAGGTACATGCCATTGCCGCCCATGCCGGCAAGGACACGGCCGATGATGAGGGCGTCCATGTTGGGAGCTGCACCGCAAAGGGCAGAGCCGAcgttgaagaggatggaggagaggatgtaCAGCCATTTAGCGTCGAAGAGGCCGTACAGGCGGCCGAAGGGGAGGACGACTGCTGCCCCACCGAGGAGGAAACTAGACACAAACCATGGTCAGAGACTGTACTCTTGCAGAAGGAGGTCGATGTAAGCTTACCCAACAGACAGCCATGGTAGCTTGAGCGCATCGCCAAAATTGTTGACCACGGCTGGTGTGATGTCGGCGACGACTGTGTTGTCGAGGGAGTAGAGGAAAATGCTGGATAGAATGGCAACGACAACCAAGGCCCACTGTAGGAGGCAAGAAATGTTAGTGAATCTCTCTTATCACACCACATCTTAACCGGCAATGAGTCCTTACAATAACACCGTGAATGTTTCTTGGTGATGCATTCTGATCAGGTTCTGCTGGCGCGGCAGTCGGTGCACCGGATTCGAGCTGTGAATCGGAGCTGTGGCCGTTGTCCGCCGGCAACTCAACGGCGGGATCAAGCGGCTTCTCCTTGAGGGAGGTCGCTCCAGAAGACATGTTATGGACAGGCGACCCGGGGGTCTTGGTGGGTATCAGGTTCGACCTTTGGGATTGTAGCAGGACGATTAGTGATGGGATGAAAAGTTGttgagaggaagagagctTCGTCTGGATTAAAAGATGCAAGATATCGGATTTCAGATTCGCGAGCGCTGCATGTGGCCGGGGGGTCGACGATAAAAAGGAGTGCGGTCGATATTGGGCCGACACAAAAATGAACACCAAATTAAATCCGCTAATCAAGGAATGAAAATCTTTTGCAAATCCAGTGATTAGAAATGGGTCTTTGGACACCTGTTTGGCagcaaacaaaaagaaagggAGCAAGAGGGACGGCAAGTCGCAGTTGCTCTCCCATTCAAAAACAGGGGTCCACACTGCCCAAAGAGGAAATTGTCTCATGTCACTCTCAGCGTATCATGTAATCAGACACAGGCTCCATTTTCTACCACAACTATTCTCTGCCTGACAAACACTCTCATTTTCCCGTGACAACTTTCTTCAAGTGCTCCTCCAATCCAGGAATCTCACCATCCAAGTCGATGCGCAAACCCTTGGTGATGCGCGCAATGAGGACATAGACACCAAGCACGACGTAGACTtcgaccagctcctccacagtcagcagcttcttcgccttctcaaccgtgtcctcggtgttgt encodes the following:
- a CDS encoding uncharacterized protein (EggNog:ENOG503NZ12; SMCOG1005:Drug resistance transporter; SMCOG1005: EmrB/QacA; COG:O; antiSMASH:Cluster_5) — protein: MRQFPLWAVWTPVFEWESNCDLPSLLLPFFLFAAKQVSKDPFLITGFAKDFHSLISGFNLVFIFVSAQYRPHSFLSSTPRPHAALANLKSDILHLLIQTKLSSSQQLFIPSLIVLLQSQRSNLIPTKTPGSPVHNMSSGATSLKEKPLDPAVELPADNGHSSDSQLESGAPTAAPAEPDQNASPRNIHGVIWALVVVAILSSIFLYSLDNTVVADITPAVVNNFGDALKLPWLSVGFLLGGAAVVLPFGRLYGLFDAKWLYILSSILFNVGSALCGAAPNMDALIIGRVLAGMGGNGMYLGVMTLLSVNTSDRERPGYLSFVGLVWGIGTVLGPVVGGAFVESPATWRWAFYINLCVAGLFAPVYLLWIPNFKPRAGTKTLTLAKEFDWVGTVLSMGAITALIMATNLGGALYAWDSGQIIALFVVAFSLFILFGIQQTYTILTNLTSRIFPIQFMRNWNAVLLFCCAAAVNTAGFVPIYYVPLYFQFTRGDSAITAAVRLLPLIFVLSAAILANGHLMARFSYFQPWYVFGSVLTLIGGVLMSRITTETPEGQIYGFEILLGIGTGCFIQAGYAVIQAVTPPADMAYAISFMMLGQLGGIALGLAIAGAIFVNDAIKNLIVVLPDATREQLQMAISGTSGEFFSSLAPGVRAAATDAIVVALRQVFIPVYVAAAFSLVLSVCFTQRKMFGNIQAIAA